AAAAACTAGGTCTTTTACAGAGTTTGTTACCAGTGCTTTGCTGCAAAATACTGATTTACACATTGACTTGAATAGTGTGTTCTTTGAAGGTTCTATAGAGGGAGATAAAGCAATATTGATAAAAATTCTGTATCGTAATTTAACTGGAAATAAAATTTTTGTGACTTTACCTGACCGTTCAATTATGGATTTTGAAGACAAAGATACGATTCGTTTGCTTCTGACTCGCAAGTATAGTTCTCATAGTATCAAAAAAAGCATATCAGATAGCAACTTATTCCTTGTTGATAGTCTAAACACCCCCTGGGAACCGCGTTATAAAAACGGATTTGGTATGGATTTAATTTTGCTTGCCCCTCAATCTTCCCCAACTCCAGTCAAAGATAATAATATATGGACACCAAAAAACTAGTGGATATCAGATTTGCAGAAGAACAAAAGATGTAAATATGAAAAGTATAGCGACATTTGTCACGTTTTTCCCTCTCCTTCTAGGATTTATTTTAGCTATCGTCTGGTTGACTAAGAAACCAGATTTTGATGCACTACTATCAGCCCTGGGAATATTGGCAACAATTACAGGTATTTTTGGCGAACGATGGGCATCAGCTTACGAAAACAGAAGAGAATTGTTACGTGCCTTACTCAATGAAAGTATATCAAATAAGTCAATTCTATCTGATAGCCGATTCAACCCAAACTCACATCAGCCAGGACGCCCGTTAGTGTTTCCCAGATTAATTATGTCAGTGAATGAAACTGCGATCGCATCTGGTGTCTTTGCAAAAAGAAAAGATAGTGAGTTGTTTTCGCTTTTACATCAATGGCGACATACTGTCAACGAATTCAACCGGAGATTAGATATTACCGAGTTACGGACATTTACAAAAATTTCACCACAAGAAATAGAGATCCGCTCACTATATGAAGCACTAAAGGAATCAAAAGAGTTTAATGATGCATTGACTTTGAATGAATACATCGCAAAAGTTTTGCAATCAAAATATGCCAAAGGTATTGGTGGTAGTCAAGCTTTGACTATCTAATCGTTATACAGCAATTTCTTGTTTAATGTCTTCCCATGAGATAGTAATATTATTTTCTACATCACTTTTAGCTGCATAATATGCTTTTAAATCGTTCTCATCTTCTGATGATTCTATCCGCTTTAATAATGCGTAAATTTCATCTAAAGTACTGTCGTAAGCTTGATTTAGCAGTACATTGATTGCGTCGATTATTTCTTTTCTTTCTTGTGCTGTTTTCATTTTTATTTATCCTAATTTCAGGCGTTGCTGATGCGTAGGCGTAGCCCGTCCTAGACAGCGCACTTTTGAATGCAGTTAAATAAACAAACCAGGGTCAACGTGAAAAAAATCTCCCAAAGTCTTAGCTTGAGCTTTGCTAATTTCTCCCTTACCATGAACCACTTCCAACACAACTTCTTCAGAGCCAATAACACCCACTAAATCTGCCTCTTTAATATCTCTTTGTTCCATCAAAAACAGTAACATAGAGCGAGGTTCAGAACCTTTTCCAGGTGAATAGTATTCTTCTTCAAACTTTTCAATTAAAATAATTAGCAACTCATAAAGTTCATCTTCTTCAGGGCTACGGTTAGAACGATGCATTAATTCTTCGACAATTGCTAAAGCTTGTTCATTTTCAGCTTCATTTCTAATCAGTTTTGGCGGATACTGACATAATAACTCTTTATATTTATCTGAATTAAAAGTAATGGTCATTTTTCCATATTATTCATGAATATCAAAAACCCCACTTTCTTAAAGAAAGTGGGGTTATGAGGTCTGACAATTTTTACAACACAATCTCAACTCAACGACTTAAATGCATCGGTCGCTGTGTTAAAACTTCTTGATAAAGTTGTTCTAGGCGTGTAATATTATCGTTGAGGGTATAGCGCTCTAATACACGCTTTCTTGCTTTCTGCCCTAGGACGGTTGTTAATTCTGGATGATCTTGGAATAAAGGTAACAGGGTTTTTAATTGCGATCGCACGGTTTTGGAGCTAAGAATGACACCCGCACCTTTTTCTAACACTTCCCCATCTGCACCGACATCTGTGGCTAAACAAGCCAGTCCACATGCCATTGCCTCTAATAGAGATAGTGACAAACCTTCTACCAATGAAGGCAAAATAAATACATCTCCTCCCCGTAATATTTCGATGCGTCGTTCTTCCTCAGCAATAAATCCTAACCAAATAATCCCAGATTCCAAACCATAAAACGGCTGTAAAGAAGGCTTCAAAGGACCATCGCCCACAATTAGCAACTTACTATCAGCCCCCATTTCCGACTGCTTCCAAGCCCGTAATAGAGGTTCAATATTTTTTTCCGGAGCGATGCGACCTTGATAAACAAACAAGCGTTCGCAAGAAAATTCCGTTTTGACTTGAGATACACCAGGAGAATATTTAGAAGTATCAACCCCGTTGGGAATCACGGCGATATTTTTTTCTCGCACACCCATCCGCGCCAACAAGTCGCGCTGAATTTGCGAAAATACAATCACGCGATTGTAGTGACCCAAAAAAGGCGCGTAGAGTTGATAAGCCAAAAGTTGGGTTCCCGATATCAGTTTTGCCCCTTTACCCGCAAATGGTGTGTGAAAAGTGGCTATCAGGGGCAAATTCAGTTGTTCACAAATTTCTGGTAAAACAAAATCAAGGGGAGATAGAGTCAACGAAGCATGGACTATATCTGGCTTGATTTCCCGTAGCGCGTCAGTTAATACTTTCGTCGCTTTAAATGTGGGAATTGTGTAAACCTGGGACTTATAAATAAAGGGAAGCGAAACTTCTTGAAAATTCGGCCAGTTGTCAGGTTCAGATTCTTCTTCGGCAAAGTGGAGAAAGCTAACTTGATGTCCCCGGTCTAGTAGGGCATTGGTAATTTCTCGACTATAGGTAACATTACCACAAAAGGGTGATTTTTTTCCAATCCAAGCTATACGCATTCTTTATTTAGTAAAACAAAAGCGGGTTTGATATATCAGTTTTCTGTCCTTTGTTGTTGGTCTTTTATCCTGTTTTACTGGCTTTGTATTTATCAATATATTCCAGCTTCCCCTAGTCCACAAGCTAAACTTTTAGCTGATTATACCAGGGAATTTAGGCTCTATTTATTCTACTTATAAGTTGTTAATGGCTATACATTCATAACACCATATTGCAACTTATTCTACCTAAAGCTCAGATTGATCCCCAGCAATTCTAGAGATAAAATATCAATAGATTTACTTTAGCATGAAAACAAGCACATTCAGTAGGTCGGCGCAAATAAACTTAACGATTTATGGTCGTCATTTGTCATTTTTCATTTGTCATTTATTCTTACTGCTCCATGCACCCTTTTAGCTAATAATTACTCATGGGAGTTATACCAAGTTAATATGCCTACAGAGAAGACGATAGCTGCTAATCCTAAAAAGACAGCTTTTAGTCCAATAAAGGTTTCTGCGACCCCTGCTAAAGCTAAGGGCAAAGAAAGAGCAATATTAATCACATTATTTTGCAGACCAAATACTTTACCCCGCATTTCTGCTGGGGTTTCGGTTTGAATTGCGGTTTGCATGGGGATACCCACCAGGGCACCAAAGACACCCAATAGGGCGATGAACATCAGAATGATCCATAGCTGGGTGGTGAATACAGACAAACCAATCAGAGAAGCTGCCATACCTATACAACCGCATAGACTAAGATTAGTATAGGAGAAACGTTGACCAAACTGACCCAGAAGCGTCGCCCCTACAGCGATTCCAACACCACCAGCGGCTAATAAAAAGCCGAATTGGGAAGCTTTCAAATGGGGAATTATTTCTGCCATGCGAACGGCGAGAACAGTTAAGGCGGCAAAAATGGAAAATAATATAGTCAGTTGCACTAAAGCATTGCGGACGCGACTATTAGCCTTAAGGTAGCGCAGACCATCACGCAGATCGGCGAAAACGTGGGGGAATTCTGTTTCGGGTGCGTGGGGTTTTTCGTTAGTGATCAAGAATAATAAAATTATCCCCGCGATCGCATAACTTCCACCAACTACTAATTCCTTACCCAAACCAGCACCACTACCACCAAGTTGTAACCAAAGTTGATCAGCAAATGCTAACAGAGGTTGACCAACAGCAAACCCAATAATTACCGACGCCATCATCGTTGTCGTATACAAAGAGTTAGCCGAGAGTAAATGCTGTTCTTGTACCACCAAGGGAATCGCCGCCTGTTCTGCCGGGGCAAAAAATTGTGTTAGAGTAGAGACTAAAAACGTCACACCCAGGATGATCAAAAAACCGACCGGTAACATCCCTAAAGGTTTCCAATCGTGAGTCAACCACAGCAGCAGCGGAATTGCCAAAACCAGAATTCCTCGCCAAACATTCGTCGATACCAACACCGCCTTTTTCGGCCAGCGATCCACATATACACCAGCCACAGAACCAAATAACACCGCTGGAATAGTAAAAGCCATCATCAAAGCTGACACCCAACCACTAATACTCTGACCACCCGCTTGGAACTGAGTATTAATCAAACCAATCATCAGCACCAGATAAACTTTATCTGCCATTTGACAGAAGACTTGACCACCCCAAAGTGCTAGGAAATTTGGGTTTTTTAATACAGGCCAAAATCCCTGTTGTTGTGGATCATCAAATGGTGTTTTCCCATCCTCATCAGACATGTTTAAATCAGGCGGTTCTTTCCCTGGGGTAGACGCTG
The Gloeotrichia echinulata CP02 DNA segment above includes these coding regions:
- a CDS encoding MFS transporter, yielding MQPSDLDTKILSISPSYAKKQNRASDSTVPNYLSAVPRSQPSQINSEEISPKEVSQNHHNGTSEITKADVTEKSETQADKSTTAEGNGTGGPTDNNFPSASTPGKEPPDLNMSDEDGKTPFDDPQQQGFWPVLKNPNFLALWGGQVFCQMADKVYLVLMIGLINTQFQAGGQSISGWVSALMMAFTIPAVLFGSVAGVYVDRWPKKAVLVSTNVWRGILVLAIPLLLWLTHDWKPLGMLPVGFLIILGVTFLVSTLTQFFAPAEQAAIPLVVQEQHLLSANSLYTTTMMASVIIGFAVGQPLLAFADQLWLQLGGSGAGLGKELVVGGSYAIAGIILLFLITNEKPHAPETEFPHVFADLRDGLRYLKANSRVRNALVQLTILFSIFAALTVLAVRMAEIIPHLKASQFGFLLAAGGVGIAVGATLLGQFGQRFSYTNLSLCGCIGMAASLIGLSVFTTQLWIILMFIALLGVFGALVGIPMQTAIQTETPAEMRGKVFGLQNNVINIALSLPLALAGVAETFIGLKAVFLGLAAIVFSVGILTWYNSHE
- a CDS encoding glycosyltransferase family 4 protein, which translates into the protein MRIAWIGKKSPFCGNVTYSREITNALLDRGHQVSFLHFAEEESEPDNWPNFQEVSLPFIYKSQVYTIPTFKATKVLTDALREIKPDIVHASLTLSPLDFVLPEICEQLNLPLIATFHTPFAGKGAKLISGTQLLAYQLYAPFLGHYNRVIVFSQIQRDLLARMGVREKNIAVIPNGVDTSKYSPGVSQVKTEFSCERLFVYQGRIAPEKNIEPLLRAWKQSEMGADSKLLIVGDGPLKPSLQPFYGLESGIIWLGFIAEEERRIEILRGGDVFILPSLVEGLSLSLLEAMACGLACLATDVGADGEVLEKGAGVILSSKTVRSQLKTLLPLFQDHPELTTVLGQKARKRVLERYTLNDNITRLEQLYQEVLTQRPMHLSR
- a CDS encoding transcriptional regulator, with protein sequence MTITFNSDKYKELLCQYPPKLIRNEAENEQALAIVEELMHRSNRSPEEDELYELLIILIEKFEEEYYSPGKGSEPRSMLLFLMEQRDIKEADLVGVIGSEEVVLEVVHGKGEISKAQAKTLGDFFHVDPGLFI